The following DNA comes from Croceicoccus sp. YJ47.
ATCACGGTGCCCGAACGCCACGACGGATCGACCAGGCCGGGCTTCATCGTGGAGGATATGGATTCGCCCCCACCCGCAAGGATGACATCGGCGTCGTTCGCCACGATCGACCGCGCGGCCAGCGCCACGGTGCTCAGCCCGCTCGCGCATTTGCGGTCGAGCGTGAAGGCCGGCACGGTTTGCGGCAGGCCGGTGGTGAACGTGCTCATCCGCCCGATATTGTAGAACTGCGTCCCGTACTGATTGCCGGTGCCGTAGAACACGTCGTCGATGCGGGCAGGGTCGATGCCGGCCCGTTCGACCACCGCATTCATGACATGCGCGGCCAGGACGTCCGGGTTGGTATCGTTGAACGCGCCGCGATGCGCGCGCCCGATCGGCGTGCGTGCGGTGGCGACGATGGCGGCTTCGCGAACCATGGCGTGTTTTCTCCTTGCGCTTACGGCTGCGGTTTTTTCTTCATGTCGGCGTATTTGCCGAATTCGGCGCGGGCGATGGCGCGGGCGTGCACCTCGTCCGGGCCGTCGGCAAAGCGTAGCGTGCGGATATTCGCCCACATGCCGGCGAGCGGGAAATCGCCGCTCACCCCGGCGCCGCCGTGCGCCTGCACCGCGTCGTCGATGATCGACAGCGCCATCGACGGGGCCTGCACCTTGATCATGGCGATTTCGTTGCGGGCGGCCTTGTTGCCGGCCTGGTCCATCATGTCCGCGGCCTTGAGGCAGAGCAGCCGGCTCATCTCGATATCGATGCGGGCGCGCGCGACGCGTTCCTCCCATACCGAATGTTCGGCGATGCGCTTGCCGAACGCAACCCGGTCGGTGAGCCTGCGGCACATCGCCTCCAGCGCAACCTCCGCCGCGCCGATGGTGCGCATGCAATGGTGGATGCGCCCGGGGCCGAGCCGGCCCTGCGCGATCTCGAATCCGCGCCCTTCGCCCAGCAGCATGTTGTTCGCCGGCACGCGCACATTGTCGAGCACGACCTCGCCATGGCCGTGCGGCGCATGGTCGTAGCCATAGACCGACAGCATGCGTTCGATGGTCACGCCCTTGGCATCCATCGGCATCAGGATCATCGACTGGCTGCCATGGCGCGACCCGTCGGGATCGGACTTGCCCATGACGATGGCGAGATTGCACCGCGGATCTCCGACGCCGGAAGACCACCATTTGCGCCCGTTGATGACATATTCGTCGCCGTCGCGAATGATGGAGGCATGGATGTTCGTCGCATCGGACGACGCCACCTGCGGTTCGGTCATCAGAAAGGCGGAGCGAATCTCGCCATTCATCAAGGGATCGAGCCAGCGGTCCTTCTGCTCCCGCGTGCCATAGCGCAGCAATACTTCCATGTTACCCGTGTCGGGGGCGGAGCAGTTGAACACCTCCGACGACCAGGGCAGCCGCCCCATCTCTTCTGCACACAGCGCATATTCGAGATTGGTCAGCTGCTCCCCTTCGAAGGCGAAGCTGTCGTCGACATGGGCACGGCCCGCGCGCGGCGGCATGAACAGGTTCCACAGCCCGGCGGCGCGCGCCCTTGGCTTCAGCTCCTCGATCACGGGGATCGTCTTCCACGGGTCGCCTTCGTCATGCTGCGCACGATAGTCGGCATTACGCGGGCGAATCTCGCTCTCGATAAAATTCCGCACCCGGTCGCGAAATTCGCGCTGCCGGTCGCTCAGTTCAAAATCCAAGACATTCCTCCCCGCCTTTTTGGTGCGGCTTAACATACGCATTTTTCGATAAATGCAAAATCTCACGGAATTTGGCGCTTGGCAAGCGTTCCGGAATCTTTATTTTGCGAATCAACACAAAGGGAGAAGATCGTGAAAGCAGCCGTCATGCGCGCCGTGGGCGCCCCGCTCGAAATCGAGGATGTCGCCATTGCCAAACCCGGCCCGCACGAGGTGCTCATCCGCACCCATGCGACCGGCGTGTGCCATTCGGACCTCCATTTCCTGAAAGGGCATTACCCGACGAAACTGCCCACCGTGCTCGGCCATGAAAGCGCCGGCGTCGTCGAACAGGTCGGGTCCGAAGTGCGGACGGTAAAGCCGGGCGACCATGTCGTGACCTGCCTCTCCGCCTTTTGCGGGCATTGCGAATATTGCGTGACCGGGCATTTGTCGCTGTGCGAGGAACCCGATGTCGCGCGCGGCAAGGGCGAGGCCCCGCGCATCGCGAAGGGCGATGAAAAACTTGCGCAGTTCCTCAACCTGTCGGCCTTTGCCGAACAGATGCTGATCCACGAAAACGCCTGCATCGCGATCCGGCCCGACATGCCGCTCGACCGCGCCGCGCTCATCGGGTGCGCGGTGGTGACGGGCTATGGCTCGGTCGTGCACACGGCCAAGGTGCGGCCGGGCGAAACGGTGGCCGTCATCGGCTGCGGCGGGATCGGGCTTTCCACCATCAATGCCGCCGCGCTGGCGGGCGCGGGGCGCGTCATCGCGGTCGATCGCGTCGCCGCGAAGGAAAGCATGGCCCGCGCATTCGGGGCGACCGATTTCGTCGATGCGTCCGATGGCGACACGGTGAAAAAGATCCGCGACATGACGAACGGCGGCGTGGACCACGCGCTCGAGGCGATCGGCCTGCCGGCAACGGCCGAGGATGCCTTCAAGATGCTGCGCCGCGCAGGCACGGCCACGATCATCGGCATGATCCCGGTGGGACAGAAGGTAACGCTCAACGGATATGAATTCCTGCAGGAGAAGGTGATGCGCGGCTCCAACATGGGGTCCAACGTGTTCCCGGTTGACATTCCGCGGCTTATCGATTTCTACATGCAGGGGAAGCTGAAGCTGGACGAGCTGATCTCCCGCCGGATCGGGCTTTCCGACATCGATTCCGCGTTCGAGGAGATGGAAACCGGCGCGATCGCGCGATCGGTCATCACGTTCGATTGAGCGGCGTGAACGCAACGGGAGAGGATATGACAATGGACGATTTCAAACTCTATATCGGCGGTGAGTTCGTCGCGGGCGCGCGCAGCATCGACGTGATCAACCCCGCGACGGGGCAGGCGTTTGCCCGCTGCCCGGTCGCGGACGAGGCGCAGCTCGACGAGGCGGTCGCGGCGGCGCGATCCGCTTTTCCCGCATGGTCCGCCCTGTCGCAGGACGAGCGTGCGGCGATGCTGATGCAGATTGCCGACACGATGCAGGAGCAGGCCGGCGAGTTTTCCCGCCTGCTCACGACCGAGCAGGGCAAGCCGCTCGAACAGGCGGGGATGGAGATCATGGGCGCCGCCTTCACGTTGAAGGCGTTTGCCGCCATGCGGATGGAGCCGCGCATCCTCAAGGATGACGGCAAGGCCCGCATTACCGAGATCCGTCGGCCATTGGGCGTGGTGGCCGCGATCTGCCCGTGGAATTTCCCGGTGATGATGCTCGCGAACAAGATCGGCCCGGCGCTCGTTTCGGGCAATACGGTGGTGCTGAAGCCTGCGCCGACGACGCCGCTCACCGCGCTCAAATTCGCGCAGATTTGCGCCGATGTGCTGCCGGCAGGCGTCGTCAATGTCATCTGCGACGACAATGATCTGGGCGCGGCGCTCACCGCGCATCCGGGCGTGGACAAGATCGCATTCACAGGCTCCACCGCCACGGGCCGCAAGGTGATGGAGGCCGCCGCCGCCTCGATCAAGCGGGTGACGCTGGAGCTGGGCGGGAACGATGCGGCGATCGTGCTCGACGATGCGGACCCCGTCGCCACCGCGCGCAAGGTGTTTCAGGGTGCGATGGCGAATGCAGGCCAGGTGTGCATCGCGATCAAGCGCGCCTATGTCGCCGATGCGATCTACGATGCGTTCTGCGACGAGCTGGCCCGGCTTGCCAATGCGGCGGTGGTCGACGACGGCACGAAGCAGGGCGCGCAGATGGGCCCGGTGCAGAACAAGGCGCAGTTCGAGAAGCTGAAACGACTGCTCGACGAAAGCCGCGACGAAGGCACGGTGATCGCCGGCGGCGCCGCGATCGAACGCGACGGATATTTCGTCCAGCCCACCGTCATCCGCGATGTCGGCGACGATGCCCGCATCGTGCAGGAGGAACAGTTCGGCCCCGTGCTCCCCGTGCTGCGCTATGCCGATATCGAGGAGGTGCTGGCCCGGTCGAACGACACGCGCTTCGGGCTGGGCGGGTCGGTGTGGGGCGGCGATGTCGAACGCGCGGCCAGCATTGCCGAGCGTGTCGAATCGGGCACGGTCTGGGTGAATCAGCATCTCGCGCTCAACCCCAAAGTGCCGTTCCGCGGTGCCAAGGAATCGGGCCTCGGCACCGAGCTTGGCGAGGAAGGGCTGCACGAATATACGCAGGCGAAGATCATCAACGTCGCGCTGTGACCGAGGTTGGGGCCGGGTTCAGCCGATCCGGCCCCACACCTCGATATTGCCGCGCCGTTCCACCCGCGCGGCGCGGCGCGTGTCGAGCAGCGGCAGCAGCCCGTGCCCCGCAAACAGCGCCCGCACCGGGTCGTCGGCGGCGCCTTCATCGGCAAGCCCGGCATCGCAAAGCCGCTGCCACACGAGGAACTGGTACGGCTGCAGCCCGGCCTCGAACGGGACGCCGCGAAAACGGGTCGTGACCGCGGCGATCGTGCGGCGGTGCGGGCGGTCCGCCACGGGCGCCCCTTCGGCAGGATCGTGCGCCGCGACATGGTCGGCGAGCGCGGCGGCCTTGTCGACAAGTTCGCCGACCATTTCCTGCGCAATCAGGTCGAGCAGCGGAAGCAGCGTGTCCGGCACCGCATCATCCGCCGCAAAGCCCGCCGGATAATCGCCGAATTCCGCCATGTCCGGCCCCGGCGCATGCATGCGTTCGGTCCAGCGGAACACGTTCGGTGCGGTCGCCTGCATGATGGCGAGAGGCACCGGATCGCGGCCCAGATGCGCGAACATCGGCCCGAAAAGCCCGTAATCGCCAAGCGACGCCTGCCCGCCGAGGAGATACGGATGCTGCGCGAAATGCGCGTCCAGAATGCGCAGCAGATCGGCCAGGCTTCGCTCGATTTCCGGGATCGTCGCCGCGGTCACGCCCAGCATCGGGAGATAGGACTGCATGCGCGCCATCACCTGTGTATCGCCGCCAAACGCATGGGTGAGAAAGCGTTGCTGCGAACCGAGATAGCTCCACCTGTAATGCATCGCATGCCGCACCAGAGTCACCACGGCGTAGAGATCGACAAGATGCGCGATCGCCCTTTGCCGGGGGCCGGGGGGCGTGGCCGAATGGCGGATCCCCGATTCTGAAATGGTCGATGATGTCGGCCGTATCCTGGATCACCGCGCCGTCCCCGGTTTCCAGCACGGGGATGATGACGCGCCCGATCTGCGGCACGATGTCGTTGTGGAACCGGGCGTCCGCCGGGCTGCGCTCGACGAACGGAATGCCGTTCCTGCGCAGATAGGCGCGCGCCTTGCCGGAATAGAGCGAGTGCGGCAGGCCGTAGAGGACATGGGTCATCGGGCAGTCTCTCCCGCCATACGCGCATCGATTGGCCCGCGCGGACGCATCAGGCTTTCCTGCATCACGGTGGCGATCATGCGCCCGGATGCGTCGAAGATATGCCCCTGGTTCAAGCCGCGCGCATGCCCCGCCCACGGGCTTTCGGTGAGGAAGACGAGCCAGTCGTTCATATCCGGCGTGTCATGGAACCATATGGTGTGGTCGAGGCTCGCCGACTGGATCGCGCCGCTGCCCGGACGCACGCCATGCGGCAGCAATGCGGTGCGCAGGAACATCAGATCCGATGCGTAGGCGAGCAGCGCGCGCTGCATCACCGGGGAATGCTCGCCCCTTTCGCGCAGGCGCATCCACCATCCCCCGCGCGGCGACGCCCGAACCGCCCCGAACGTGGCCTCCGGGTCGAGCGGCACGAGTTCGATCGGCCTCTCCGTCAGGCGCGAGACCCAGCGTGCCGCGTCGCCTGTATCCCCTGCGATCCATGTGGAAAGGCGGCGCCGCGCCTGCTCCAGTTCGCCGTGCGCGCGCGGCGGGGCGGCGTGCATCGGGCCATGCTCGGCCGCGTGGAAGGACACGATCGCGGTGAAGATCGCGCCCGATGACTGCCGCGCGGTCACCTGCCGCGCGGCAAAGCTGCGACCGTCGGACAGGTCGTTCACCGCGTAGGCAATCGGCTCGCCCACATCGCCCGCGCGCAGGAAATGCGCGTGGACGGAATGGATCGCCCGCCCCCCGCTTTCCGACGGCTCGCTTACCGAAGGCCCGCTTTCCGACGCGCCGCCCTCGGCCATGGCGGCGGCCAGCATTGCCTGCGCCACGATTTGTCCGCCAAAAACGCGGGGACCGATGCTCGGCCCGGACGCGCCGGTCATGACCCCGTCGCCGCCGCGCCGAACGCGCAATATCTCGCCAAGATTCATGTCGCCCGCCCCCAATCACACTCTGGTTTGCCCGCCGATCTAAACTTAGGGTATGCCCGGTCGGTCCGTTTCTGGTACGGTCATGATGTAACACCCATTATTCGAACGCAAGCGTCGATAGGTTTACCCATTGGGCATAGAGCACCGTCATCGCCATACCCTATCTTTGATAAAGCGGTTGGCAGCGGCCCCGAGTTGGACTACGCTCGCAGGCAGAAATGATGTTCACGGTATGGTGGAACGCGAAAATGGCGGCGGCATGACCCCCCGCCCCGCGCCACCCCCCGGAAACGCAATCGTTTCGGCGCAAGATCACGACCGGTCGAACCGGCGGACAATGGGAAGGACGATCATGAAGGCGAAGCAACGGATCCTGGTTTCCGCAATGCTGGGGGTTTCGGCCAGCACGATGATGGTGGCACAAGCCTCGGCGCAGGACGCCGACCCGGCGGTCATCGCCCCGGCAGCAGAACCCGCCGACACGGCGTTCGAGCCGCAGAACACCATCGTCGTCACCGGCAGCTATATCCGCGGACAGGTCGAGGACGGCCCCCTCCCCGTCGACGTGTTCGGCGCGGAGGAACTGGAGACGCGCGGCATCGACAGCCCGCTCGAATTCATCAAGACCTTGCCCTCGGTCGGCCCGGTGCTGGGCGATACGAACCAGTATGCCGCCGGACAATCGCAGGGCGTCGGCTCGATCAACCTGCGCAGCCTCGGGCCGGAGCGCACGCTGGTGCTGTTCAACGGGCGCCGTTTCGCGCCGCAGCCGGGCGAAGGGCTGTCGGACACGAACCTCATCCCGCTGTTCGCGCTGTCGCAGATCGAAATCCTGAAGGATGGGGCGGCATCGACCTATGGTTCAGATGCGATCGCCGGCGTTGCGAACTTCGTCACGAAGCGCAATTTCACAGGCCTCGAACTCGACGCCGATTATCAGTTCATCGACGGATCGGACGGCAATTACCGGCTGAGTGCGCTGGCCGGGTTCGATTTCGGCGCCGCCAATATCATGATCGGCGCCGGGTGGCAGCACCGCAGCGAACTCGCCACGACCGAGCGCGATTTCACGCAGGTGCCCTATGCCGTCAATCCGACCGGCTATTCCTTCCTGTCCAATCCGGCGACCTATATCCCGAAACTCGGCCCGATCGGCCAAGGCGTCGCGGGACAGAACCTGGGCCTTGGCGTCGACGGGCAATTGCTGAACGCGTGCTCCGCGCTTGGCGGGATCGAGGGGGGCTTCCCCACCGGGACCGCGGTGCTTCCGGTGTGCCGTTACAATTACGTCCCCTTCGCCAATCTGGTGGAGGAGGAAAACCGGTACCAGGTCTATGCGCAGATGGATGTCGACCTGTCGGACGACCTTGCCTTCTTCGCATCGGCGCTCTGGTCACGGACCGAATTGCCCAGCATCGGCTATTCGCCGAGCTATCCGCCGACACAAGGCCCCCGCGGCCCCGGCAGCACGCAGGCGTTTTTCGTGCCGCGGTCGAACCCCGGCTTCGAAACCTTTTTGCAGCAGACCTTTCCGCAGGGCAGCCCGACCGCCTTTGCCGGCTATGCCTCGATCCTGCTCGGCCGGCCCTTCGCATTGGGCGGCAATCCGACCGACCCGCGCGGCTCCGGCTTTGGCCAGGCGAAGAGCGACGCCTATCGCATCTCTGCCGGGCTTGAGAAGGATTTCACGCCCGATTTCGCAGGCTCGCTCTACGGCACGTTCATCCGCAGCGAGCGCACCGCCTTCAGCCTCGATTTCCTCGGCGGGCGGTTGCAGGATGCGCTGAACGGCTTTGGCGGTCCGGATTGTACCGGCACCACGCCGGGGCAGAACGGCTGCCTCTATTTCAATCCCTTCATCAACAGCGCACCGGGCAATCCGGCGCTCGGCCTCGACAACCCCGCCTATGTGCCGGGGCTGGAAAACGATCCCGCCTTGCTCGATTACCTGCGCCAGCCCAGCGGCACCAACGAATCGGAGGAGCAGTTCATCGTCGATCTCGTCTTCAATGGCGAGACGGAGCTTGTCGGCCTGCCCGTCGGCTATGCGTTCGGCGGGCAATATCGCAAGACCGAGTTCGTGAGCCGGGGGATCAACCGCTTCTCCAATCCCACGCAGGTGCCCTGCGCGATCGAGGGGGATTTTTCCTGCCTCGACGATCCCAACGACAATAATTTCCCGACCGGCCCGTTCACTTTCCCCGGCCAGTTCCCCACCGCCATCTTCAATCAGAGCGTCTATGCCCTGTTTGCCGAAGCACGGGTGAACCCGTTCGACACGCTCGAGATCGTGGGCGCCGTCCGGTACGAGGATTACGGCGACCCGGTGGGCGCCACGGTCAATCCGAAGGTGTCGGCCCTGTTCGAGGCGACGGACTTTCTTTCGTTCCGCGGTTCGATCGGCACCACCTTCCGCGGGCCGCTCGCCGCCGACATCAGCCCGGCGGGCACCAGCTTTGTGCAGGGCATCGACGCGGCCGGCGGCGCGTTCAAGGCGACCGACACGGTCGGCAATCCGGAGCTGGAGCCCGAAACCGCGCTCACCTACAGCGTCGGCGCGCTCATCGATTATCGCGGTTTCAATTTCAGCGTGGATTACTGGACCTATGAATTCGAGGGCCGCTTCGCGCTGCTCCCGGTGCAGGCGATCGCCAGCGCGATTTCGAACAGCGCGGTCAGCGACGGCACGCAAAGCGTCAATTGCGCCAGCCCGTTTGCGCAATTCATCACCTTTGCCGGCGGCATATGCGACGCCAATACGGTGGCAAACGATATTTCGCGCATCCGCACACAGACCGTGAACGGCCCCGATGTCACGACCCGCGGCCTCGATTTCAGCATCGGTTACAGCCGCCCCGTCGGCGGGATCGACCTGTCCTTCGGCGCGAATGCCACGCATGTCCTCGAATACAGCTTCTCCGATTTCGAATATGAAGGGCTGCTCTTCGACAATGGATACGAGGCCAGCGGATTTGCCAATTACAACCGCGATCCGGGCACCGTGTCGCCCTGGCGGGCCAGCGCCTTTGCCAATGCGCGCATGGGGGCATTCGGGCTGAGCTATAATTTCACCTTCATCGACGGGGTGGATGACAATCGCTGTCCCGACGACGGGCCGTGCACGCAGACGCCCGAATTCGGCCCCACCGATTTCGGCCGCACCGTGGATTCGTTTTCGAAGCACGATATCTTCGCCAATCTGACCGTGCCGATCGCGCGGGCGAAGGTGCGGTTCACCGCCGGGGTGGAAAACATCCTGGACGAGGATCCCTCGGCGGCGCGGCTCGAATACAGCTACGATCCGTTCATCGGCAATGCGCTGGGCCGGACCTACAAGCTGGGGGCGAAGGTCACGTTCTGATCCCTCGCGCGAGCCTGCGGCGAAAACCCCGGCGCAGGCTCGCCGCCCTCCCGACATAGCAAGCACACAGACGAAAAGGACCACCCCATGCGCGACGCCGTAATCGTATCGACCGCACGAACCCCGCTCGCCAAGGCCATGCGCGGCGCCTTCAACGCCACCCACGCCGTCGAACTGGGCAGCTTATCGGTCGCGGCGGCGGTGGAACGCGCAGGCATCGATGGCGCCGAGGTCGATGACGTGCTGATCGGTGCGGCGATGCAGCAAGGGCAACAGGCCCCCAATCTCGCCCGGCTGGTCGCGCTGCGTGCCGGGCTGCCGGTGAGCGTCGCGGGCATGACAATGGACCGGCAATGCGCGTCGGGATTGATGACCATCGCCACCGCGGCCAAGCAGATCATCGTCGACCGCATGGACATCTGCGTCGCGGGCGGGGTGGAATCGGTGTCGGCCCTGCGCGCGGGCAAGACGAATATCGTGCCGGACGAGGGGCTGATCGCGATGCACCCGGCGGCCTACATGCCGATGATCGGCACCGCCGAGGTGGTCGCCAAACGCTACGGCATCAGCCGCGAGGCGCAGGACGAATATTCGCTGCAGTCGCAGCAACGCACGGCGGCGGCGCAGCAGGCGGGCCGCCTCGACGAGGAAATCGTGCCCGTCTCCACCCGCATGAACGTGAAGGACAAGGAAACAGGCGACGTCACGCAGCAGGACGTCACGATCGCGATGGACGATTGCAACCGGTAGAACACCACGCTCGAAGGGCTGGCCAGGCTGGACCCCGTCATGGGCGAGGGTCACACGATTACCGCCGGCAATGCGAGCCAGCTTTCCGACGGGTCGTCCGCCGCCGTGCTGATGGAGGCGGAGGCGGCGAAGGCGCGCGGTCTCGAACCACTCGGCCGCTATGTCGGCATGGCCGTCGCGGGGACCGAGCCGGACGAGATGGGCATCGGTCCCGTCTTTGCCGTGCCGAAGCTGCTCAAGCGGTTCGGGCTTTCCGTCGGCGACATCGGGCTGTGGGAATTGAACGAGGCGTTCGCGGTGCAGGTGCTTTATTGCCGCGACCGGCTCGGCATTCCGGACGACCGGCTCAACGTCAATGGCGGCTCGATCTCCATCGGCCATCCGTTCGGCATGACCGGCGCACGCTGTGTTGGCCATGCACTGATCGAGGGGCGGCGGCGCGGCGTGCGCCATGTGGTGGTGACGATGTGCGTGGGCGGCGGCATGGGCGCAGCCGGCCTTTTCGAAGTCATGTAAGCGCCTCGCTCCCCTCCATTCCGCCAGTTTCGAAGCAAGGGACTGGCGGAATTAAACGGGCTGCTCTAGGGACGGCGCGGCCCGGATGGCCGGATACGAAGGGTCGGATGATGAGCACCGCGGAAACCGAACGATTTGGCAGAAAACGGCAGGATGTCATCCACGCCGCGTCCACTCTCATCAACGATGTCGGCGTGAAGGGCATGACCTTTTCCGACGTCGCGCAGGCTGTCGGGCTGAATGCGACCAGCATCACCTATTATTTCGGGCGCAAGGAACGGCTCGTCACCGCGGTGTACGAAGCCACGCTCGATTTCCTCGAACAGATGGCGACAGAGGCGCTGGCGCAGCCCGATCCGCGCGCGCGGGTGCGCCATTTCCTCCACGCGCATATCGCGCTGCGCCGCCGGATCCGCGAGGGCGAGCGCGGCCTCGTCACCGTGCTGGCCGAGATCTGCACGCTGGAGGACGAGGCCCAGAAACCGCTGCTCGATCATTACCGGCGCGTGCGCAACACGGTGCGGGATTTCTTCGGCCCAACCACCGATCTCGATGCAAAGCTTTTGAACACCGCCCGCGCGCACACGCTGCTGGAGGCGGTGTTCTGGTGGCCGGTGTGGTCGACGCGCTATTCCATCCGCGATTTCGAACGGGTGGAGGATCGCTGGTTCGATATTCTGGAGCACGGGCTTGCTGGTCGCGGCAGCGAATGGGCGCCCCATCCCCTGGGCACGGAATGGCGCTCTGCCGCGAAGGAGGATCCGCAAACGCTGGACGAATTCCTGCGCGCGGCGACCACGCTCATCAATCAGCGCGGCTATCGCGGGGCGTCGGTCAACCGGATCGCGCAATCGCTGAACGTGACGAAGGGCAGTTTCTACCATCATCACAACGCGAAGGACGATCTGGTGTCGAGCTGCTTTACCCGCAGCTATGATCGCATGTCGGCGGTGCAGATCGCCGGGATCGGAAGCGACGGCGATTACTGGACCCGGCTGTGCAACACGCTGGCCGAGCTGATCGATGTGCAGTTCTTCGACGACATGCCGCTCTTGCGCACCACCGCGCTGCAAAGCCTGCCCGAGGCAGAGCGCGAGGATGTCGTGCTGCGCTCCAACCGGCTCGCCCGGCGGTTCGCGGGCATGTTGATCGACGGCATCGCGGATGGTTCGGTCCGGGCGATCGACCCGCTCATTGCGAGCCAGCTCATCATGTCCACGCTCAATTCCGCGTATGAGGCACGGGTATGGGCCGCGCGGTTCGACGAACCGGCCAAGGCGGTGAAATATTACGCGTGGAGCCTGTGTGCCGGCGTGTTCGCCGATCCGCCGACGGGCTGAGGCTCACCCCACCGGCGTATCAAGCGTGGCGCGGCCCGCTATCGCGCCGGCCCGCCAAAGCCGCCATCGCGCACCGTCTGCTCCCGCGCGGCGGCCGCCGTCGCGCGCAGCCGGGCGATATTCTGCAGGTGCCGTTCCTCGGTGATGGGATAGAACAGCAGGAACAGGCAGCCCACGATCCACAGGCTGAGTGACGCCGGGATATAGTGGATGAGCAGGCTCTGCTCCATCGCGCGGGTCACGTCGCCAGGCACGACCTTCTCCGGAAAACCCGACGCGTTGAGCACCAGCCCGGCAACGAAAATCCCCAGCCCGGTCGAACATTGCTGCATGAAGCTGGATGCGGAAAAGAACACGCCGGCGGCATGCTTGCCGGTGCGCACGGCATGATCCTCCACCACGTCGGCGAGCATGGAGCTGGTATTGATCAGCGAAATGGCGATCATCGCGCCATAGACCGCGCCAATGGCGAACAGCGTGGGCAAAAGCAGCGGGTCCCCCGGTCGGAAGAACAGCCCGAGATAGGTCAGCGCCAGCGGCGAGATGCCAAGGCAGATGCCCGCAATCGCCATGATCATCGACGTATTGCGCTTGCCCAGCCAGCGCGAGAACCGCGGCGCGAGCGGCGCCGCCAACGTCGCGGACACGAGCGATTCCAGCGTCAGCAACGCAATCTGCGGCGCGGTGAGGTCGAAGACATAGGTGCTGAAATACAAGGTCGACGCGCTATACAGCCCGATCGCGGTATATTTGAACACGCCGAACCCGAAAATGGCGAGAAAGGCGCGATGTCCGAACGCGGACGCCATTTCGCGCACATGGTCCCTCAGCCTGGCCTTGTGCTGCGGCGTGTCGGCCTGCCGCATGTGTTGCACCTGACCGCGCGTGCCGAGCCCGCAGACCAGGATCGCGATGAAGATGAGGATTCCGCCGCTGATCGCGAAACGGACGTAGCCGGCGGGATTGAGCTGTCCCGTCGGGAACTGCGGCGTCGCCACGAAAAACACGGCGAGGCTGAAAGCCGCGAAACCGAACGTGCCGACATATCCGAACCAGTAGCGCAGCGAGAACAATCGCGTGCGTTCGGCATAATCGTCGGTCAGTTCGGGGTTCA
Coding sequences within:
- a CDS encoding aldehyde dehydrogenase family protein, translating into MDDFKLYIGGEFVAGARSIDVINPATGQAFARCPVADEAQLDEAVAAARSAFPAWSALSQDERAAMLMQIADTMQEQAGEFSRLLTTEQGKPLEQAGMEIMGAAFTLKAFAAMRMEPRILKDDGKARITEIRRPLGVVAAICPWNFPVMMLANKIGPALVSGNTVVLKPAPTTPLTALKFAQICADVLPAGVVNVICDDNDLGAALTAHPGVDKIAFTGSTATGRKVMEAAAASIKRVTLELGGNDAAIVLDDADPVATARKVFQGAMANAGQVCIAIKRAYVADAIYDAFCDELARLANAAVVDDGTKQGAQMGPVQNKAQFEKLKRLLDESRDEGTVIAGGAAIERDGYFVQPTVIRDVGDDARIVQEEQFGPVLPVLRYADIEEVLARSNDTRFGLGGSVWGGDVERAASIAERVESGTVWVNQHLALNPKVPFRGAKESGLGTELGEEGLHEYTQAKIINVAL
- a CDS encoding acyl-CoA thioesterase II; the encoded protein is MNLGEILRVRRGGDGVMTGASGPSIGPRVFGGQIVAQAMLAAAMAEGGASESGPSVSEPSESGGRAIHSVHAHFLRAGDVGEPIAYAVNDLSDGRSFAARQVTARQSSGAIFTAIVSFHAAEHGPMHAAPPRAHGELEQARRRLSTWIAGDTGDAARWVSRLTERPIELVPLDPEATFGAVRASPRGGWWMRLRERGEHSPVMQRALLAYASDLMFLRTALLPHGVRPGSGAIQSASLDHTIWFHDTPDMNDWLVFLTESPWAGHARGLNQGHIFDASGRMIATVMQESLMRPRGPIDARMAGETAR
- a CDS encoding Zn-dependent alcohol dehydrogenase, which gives rise to MKAAVMRAVGAPLEIEDVAIAKPGPHEVLIRTHATGVCHSDLHFLKGHYPTKLPTVLGHESAGVVEQVGSEVRTVKPGDHVVTCLSAFCGHCEYCVTGHLSLCEEPDVARGKGEAPRIAKGDEKLAQFLNLSAFAEQMLIHENACIAIRPDMPLDRAALIGCAVVTGYGSVVHTAKVRPGETVAVIGCGGIGLSTINAAALAGAGRVIAVDRVAAKESMARAFGATDFVDASDGDTVKKIRDMTNGGVDHALEAIGLPATAEDAFKMLRRAGTATIIGMIPVGQKVTLNGYEFLQEKVMRGSNMGSNVFPVDIPRLIDFYMQGKLKLDELISRRIGLSDIDSAFEEMETGAIARSVITFD
- a CDS encoding acyl-CoA dehydrogenase family protein → MDFELSDRQREFRDRVRNFIESEIRPRNADYRAQHDEGDPWKTIPVIEELKPRARAAGLWNLFMPPRAGRAHVDDSFAFEGEQLTNLEYALCAEEMGRLPWSSEVFNCSAPDTGNMEVLLRYGTREQKDRWLDPLMNGEIRSAFLMTEPQVASSDATNIHASIIRDGDEYVINGRKWWSSGVGDPRCNLAIVMGKSDPDGSRHGSQSMILMPMDAKGVTIERMLSVYGYDHAPHGHGEVVLDNVRVPANNMLLGEGRGFEIAQGRLGPGRIHHCMRTIGAAEVALEAMCRRLTDRVAFGKRIAEHSVWEERVARARIDIEMSRLLCLKAADMMDQAGNKAARNEIAMIKVQAPSMALSIIDDAVQAHGGAGVSGDFPLAGMWANIRTLRFADGPDEVHARAIARAEFGKYADMKKKPQP
- a CDS encoding glutathione S-transferase C-terminal domain-containing protein, which gives rise to MTLVRHAMHYRWSYLGSQQRFLTHAFGGDTQVMARMQSYLPMLGVTAATIPEIERSLADLLRILDAHFAQHPYLLGGQASLGDYGLFGPMFAHLGRDPVPLAIMQATAPNVFRWTERMHAPGPDMAEFGDYPAGFAADDAVPDTLLPLLDLIAQEMVGELVDKAAALADHVAAHDPAEGAPVADRPHRRTIAAVTTRFRGVPFEAGLQPYQFLVWQRLCDAGLADEGAADDPVRALFAGHGLLPLLDTRRAARVERRGNIEVWGRIG